In the Alteromonas sp. M12 genome, one interval contains:
- a CDS encoding type II secretion system protein N, translating to MKQVVKWSLLGILAFLILLIIKLPASQVIYRANQSNDLSIEGVQGTIWNASASIISVNNITIEDVSWQVSFWDLLFGQMTLDIDGGDLRSSDKVSLQGIVSIDMFDPSHVQSSDLTVYLPADMAIAQAPLPIAVNAGGRFKVSLTELDYAGKCIGLSGKGQWLNAGLEGLVGLSEPLSLGNFQANLSCIEDDILVKITPPNVFNLTADARIPSTLKVKLNGQFKPDDSLPKQVRDAAQFFGRPDKQGFYKIKF from the coding sequence ATGAAGCAAGTTGTTAAGTGGAGTCTTCTAGGCATTTTAGCCTTTTTGATTTTACTCATTATTAAGTTACCCGCTAGCCAAGTTATTTATCGCGCTAACCAATCCAATGATCTGAGCATTGAAGGTGTGCAAGGAACGATATGGAATGCCTCAGCTAGTATTATCAGTGTTAATAACATTACCATTGAAGATGTTAGCTGGCAGGTGTCATTTTGGGATTTGTTATTTGGCCAAATGACGTTAGACATAGATGGCGGGGATTTACGCTCAAGTGACAAAGTCTCATTACAAGGCATCGTTAGCATTGATATGTTCGACCCAAGCCATGTTCAATCTTCCGATTTAACTGTGTATTTACCGGCAGATATGGCTATTGCCCAAGCCCCCTTACCAATAGCAGTAAACGCAGGAGGCCGCTTTAAAGTCTCTTTAACCGAATTAGATTATGCTGGAAAATGTATTGGTTTATCCGGCAAAGGCCAATGGTTGAATGCGGGGTTAGAAGGCTTGGTAGGGCTTAGTGAACCTTTGAGTTTAGGTAACTTTCAAGCAAATCTAAGTTGCATTGAGGATGATATTCTAGTCAAAATCACCCCACCCAATGTATTTAATTTAACCGCTGATGCTCGGATTCCAAGCACATTAAAAGTAAAATTAAATGGTCAGTTCAAACCCGACGATAGTTTACCCAAACAAGTTAGGGATGCCGCTCAGTTCTTTGGCCGTCCCGACAAACAAGGGTTTTATAAAATAAAATTTTAG
- the yrfG gene encoding GMP/IMP nucleotidase: MPMLPWNQIRTVLLDMDGTLLDLHFDNHFWMEVVPQKIAQKKAISLEKAKEYIHLEYQKVMGTINWYCLDYWAEKLDMDIIEAKRQIKHLISMREDTLPFLDALHNSGRQVVLVTNAHPGSLSLKIEQTQLDSHIDTLISTHEFGVTKESQLLWQKLQKRLGFDAQSTLFVDDSVPILHAAKEFGIAHLLAVENPDSQGEIRNIDEFTSIQDYRFLIDDINNNPIK; this comes from the coding sequence TTGCCAATGTTGCCCTGGAACCAAATTAGAACTGTTTTACTCGATATGGATGGAACCCTGCTCGACTTGCACTTCGACAACCATTTTTGGATGGAAGTTGTACCGCAAAAGATAGCACAAAAAAAAGCCATCAGTCTCGAAAAAGCAAAAGAATATATTCACCTTGAATACCAAAAGGTGATGGGAACGATAAACTGGTATTGTCTTGATTATTGGGCGGAAAAGCTCGATATGGATATTATTGAGGCAAAACGACAAATTAAACATTTGATCAGTATGCGTGAAGACACTTTGCCATTTCTCGACGCTTTGCATAACAGTGGCAGACAAGTTGTGCTAGTAACTAATGCGCACCCGGGAAGCTTGTCACTAAAAATCGAGCAGACTCAATTGGATAGTCATATCGACACCTTGATTTCTACCCATGAATTTGGGGTAACAAAAGAATCTCAGCTGTTGTGGCAAAAATTACAGAAACGCTTAGGGTTTGATGCGCAAAGTACTTTGTTCGTTGATGATAGTGTACCGATTTTACATGCAGCTAAAGAATTCGGGATTGCTCACTTGTTAGCCGTTGAGAATCCAGATAGCCAAGGTGAAATCCGCAATATTGATGAGTTTACGAGTATTCAAGATTACCGATTCTTAATCGATGATATTAACAACAACCCGATAAAATAA
- the nudE gene encoding ADP compounds hydrolase NudE has product MNKIDPNKTLPQIHQREIVAKSGLFRVERIDLEFSNGATRQFERMAGSGSGAVMIVPFIDSETLLLIREYAAGTHSYQLGFPKGLIDPGESALEAGNRELKEEAGYGANVLKEVHTVSMAPTFFDAKMNILLAQDLYECRLEGDEPEPLEVIPWSIHELDALLARDDFIEARCIAALFLVQKYLAKNSSGEK; this is encoded by the coding sequence ATGAATAAAATAGACCCGAATAAAACACTGCCCCAAATTCATCAACGAGAAATCGTCGCCAAAAGCGGTTTATTTCGTGTCGAACGCATAGATCTTGAATTTTCGAATGGCGCAACCCGTCAATTTGAAAGGATGGCTGGTTCAGGCAGTGGTGCAGTAATGATAGTCCCTTTCATCGATTCTGAAACCCTTTTGCTTATCAGAGAGTACGCTGCTGGTACCCACTCTTATCAATTAGGCTTCCCTAAAGGCTTAATTGATCCTGGCGAGTCAGCTCTTGAAGCTGGTAATAGAGAGTTAAAAGAAGAAGCTGGATATGGCGCGAACGTGTTAAAAGAGGTGCATACTGTCAGTATGGCTCCGACTTTTTTTGATGCGAAAATGAATATTTTATTAGCTCAAGATCTATATGAATGCCGTTTAGAAGGGGATGAACCAGAACCTTTAGAGGTCATTCCATGGTCTATACACGAGCTAGACGCTTTACTGGCACGTGACGATTTTATCGAGGCTCGCTGTATCGCGGCTTTATTTTTAGTACAAAAATATTTGGCAAAAAATTCATCAGGGGAAAAATAA
- the cysQ gene encoding 3'(2'),5'-bisphosphate nucleotidase CysQ has translation MAVDPRKNLLEIAKFAAKTAGEEVLKIYDSGDFKAYEKEDESPVTSADYKANEIIMDILLKETPDIPIMSEETNNGDLAQRKHWQRYWLIDPIDGTQEFIARSGDFAVNIALIEDNEPVLGVIYWPAGETLYFASKGHGAYKSCSLENNKQIHVRKFEEPKTDVVMIAISRRQPRERIMNHMSDMRSYQTLPLGSCSLKACFIAEGKADVFLRIGVTGEWDTGASQCIVEEAGGCILSANFLPLTYNRRDTTDNPDFVVLGDHQVNWQEIVEYK, from the coding sequence ATGGCTGTAGACCCTCGAAAAAATTTGTTAGAAATAGCTAAATTTGCGGCTAAAACCGCGGGCGAAGAAGTTTTAAAAATCTATGATAGTGGCGACTTCAAAGCATATGAAAAAGAAGACGAATCTCCAGTGACTTCTGCAGATTACAAAGCTAATGAAATTATCATGGATATTTTGTTAAAAGAAACCCCCGACATTCCAATAATGTCAGAAGAAACCAATAACGGTGACTTGGCACAGCGCAAACATTGGCAGCGCTACTGGTTAATTGATCCTATTGACGGCACTCAAGAATTCATAGCACGCAGTGGCGATTTTGCAGTCAATATAGCGTTAATTGAAGACAATGAACCTGTGTTAGGAGTTATCTATTGGCCGGCTGGAGAAACACTGTATTTCGCCAGCAAAGGACATGGCGCTTATAAATCTTGCTCACTAGAAAACAATAAACAGATCCATGTACGTAAATTTGAAGAGCCTAAGACAGACGTAGTAATGATCGCCATTAGCCGACGTCAGCCGCGGGAAAGAATAATGAACCATATGAGCGATATGCGTTCATATCAAACACTACCCTTAGGTAGTTGTTCTCTTAAAGCCTGCTTTATTGCAGAGGGGAAAGCAGACGTATTTTTACGAATTGGAGTGACTGGTGAATGGGATACCGGTGCTTCACAATGTATTGTAGAAGAAGCCGGTGGCTGTATACTTTCAGCTAACTTCCTACCACTTACTTATAACCGACGAGAT